From the Flavobacterium gyeonganense genome, the window ATTGCCAAAACAGTATGTCCTTTTTGAGTAAGCATATTTATTGCTCTAAAAGCATAACGTTCCGGTTTTGTTGTAGCACCGAGAACCAAAGTTTTTTTATTTTTCATTATTTCTGAATATAGTACAAAAGTAATCAAAAAGGCCGAATTTCCCGCTTGTTATTCATTTAGAGACACAAAGAAGAATAAAACAACATCCTAACATCATTTTAGAGTAAAATCTTAAAATTTAATTACTTTTACTCTCCCAACTAAACACATTATGGATTTATTCATTTATTTATTCGCTGCCCTTTTCTCTGTTTTGAATCCAATTGGTACTGTTCCTATTTTTGTAGGTCTTACTCATGATGACACCAACAATGAACGATCTAGAATTTCGTTATGGACCGCTATTAATGTTTTCATCATTTTAATCGTATCATTCTTTATTGGACAATATGTACTGACTTTTTTCGGAATCAGTATTGACGCTCTTCGTATTGCCGGCGGGCTAGTGATTTTAAATTCAGGATTTTCATTGTTATCTGGAAAAATCAGCAAGAAAAGAGGGATTAATAAAAAGATTGAAAACGATGCTCAAAAGAGAAATGATATTGCGTTGACGCCATTAGCAATTCCGATGTTGGCAGGACCAGGATCTATTTCGTTGTTAATTGCTTTTTATCAGGAACATCACGAAATTGAAGAAATAATTATTTCAAGTTTAGCAATTTTGGCAATTTCAATTGCAATTTTTATTATCCTGAAGAGTGCACACTATTTGGCGCGTATTTTAGGAGCTTCAGGTATTGTCGCTATTTCCAGAATAATTGGTTTTATTGTAATTGCTATAGGAATTCAATACATCGTTAGTTCTATAATTAATATCATAAAAGGAAATCTCATGTAGATGTTCATGATACATCTAAATAAAAAATTCCAAATCCCATACTTTATGACAAGTTTGGAATTTGGAATTTATTTATTGAAAAGTTTAAATTAACTTCTTGGCAAAAAAACTTCAGCCATCATACACCTTGCACTCCCTCCTCCACAAGCTTCAATAGCATCTAAACCTGAACTTAAAATTTCGGCATGACTTTCTAATTGTGCAATTTGTTTTTCCGACAGACTCTGGTATGCAGATGTACTCATAACGATATATTTTTTGTCATTCGTTCCTAGTACTTCCAGCATATTACCAGCAAAGTTATTCACTTGCGCTTCGGTAATTAAAATGATGTCTTTTTTATCAGCCTTTAAATTCTCCAAAACCATTTTGCGCTCTTTTTTATCATCAATACTATCAGCACAAATGACTGCAAAAGTTTCACCTATACACATCATTACATTGGTATGATAGATAAGTTTTCGTTCTCCATTTACTGTTTGAAAAGCTTCAAAAATCACCGGAGCATAATCAAAATCTTCACAAAATTCAATAAACAATTCTTCATCTGCACGTGGTGACAAGGCACAATATGCTTTTCCGTTAGCTCTGTCCAATATTAAACTTCCAGTTCCTTCCAGAAAAACAGCATCTTCTTCAGCAGATGTATAGTCCATGATATCTGTAATCTCGAAACCTTTTTCTTCTAAAACGTCCAAAATATCTTCCCGGCGTTCCTGACGACGATTTTCAGCAAACATGGGATACAGTACTACTTCTCCATTTTCATGAAAAGAAACCCAATTGTTTGGAAAAACACTATCAGGCGTATCTGTTTCTAATGTATCTTCGATAACAGTCACATCTACACCTACA encodes:
- a CDS encoding MarC family NAAT transporter; the protein is MDLFIYLFAALFSVLNPIGTVPIFVGLTHDDTNNERSRISLWTAINVFIILIVSFFIGQYVLTFFGISIDALRIAGGLVILNSGFSLLSGKISKKRGINKKIENDAQKRNDIALTPLAIPMLAGPGSISLLIAFYQEHHEIEEIIISSLAILAISIAIFIILKSAHYLARILGASGIVAISRIIGFIVIAIGIQYIVSSIINIIKGNLM
- the ctlX gene encoding citrulline utilization hydrolase CtlX — encoded protein: MKQTTNAIVMIRPVAFRMNEQTAVNNYYQKVLDGLLPSTVNAKAQQEFDAFVEKLRSVGVDVTVIEDTLETDTPDSVFPNNWVSFHENGEVVLYPMFAENRRQERREDILDVLEEKGFEITDIMDYTSAEEDAVFLEGTGSLILDRANGKAYCALSPRADEELFIEFCEDFDYAPVIFEAFQTVNGERKLIYHTNVMMCIGETFAVICADSIDDKKERKMVLENLKADKKDIILITEAQVNNFAGNMLEVLGTNDKKYIVMSTSAYQSLSEKQIAQLESHAEILSSGLDAIEACGGGSARCMMAEVFLPRS